A window from Frischella perrara encodes these proteins:
- a CDS encoding DNA-binding transcriptional regulator YciT, translated as MNERQQEIIYTVNEVNQISVNALAEQLNVSVVTIRHDLNFLEQNGYLKREHGYAVAVDSDNLDARMKIKFPLKQKIAEYAASLVNNDEHIFIEGGSTNALLARHLAYTRRITLITSSYYIAQLLKNTNLKVIVIGGEYQKKSESVVGELACLAIKYLQFDKAFIGIDGFLQTTGFSGRNQMRTELVNTILTKPSENIIITDSSKFGQKQPYQLSPIESIHRVITDQAINIKDEQYLMAKKIIVDKVT; from the coding sequence ATGAATGAACGGCAACAAGAGATTATTTATACAGTAAATGAAGTGAATCAAATTAGTGTCAATGCACTAGCAGAGCAACTTAATGTTTCAGTTGTGACAATTCGTCATGATCTTAATTTTTTAGAGCAAAATGGTTATTTAAAGCGGGAGCATGGTTACGCTGTTGCGGTCGATAGTGATAATCTTGATGCTCGAATGAAGATAAAGTTCCCACTAAAACAAAAGATAGCAGAATATGCTGCATCGCTAGTTAATAACGATGAACATATCTTTATTGAAGGTGGAAGTACTAACGCCTTGTTAGCCAGGCATTTAGCCTACACTCGTCGTATTACTTTAATTACATCCAGTTATTACATCGCTCAATTATTGAAAAATACCAATTTAAAAGTGATTGTGATTGGTGGTGAGTATCAGAAGAAAAGTGAAAGTGTGGTCGGCGAACTCGCTTGTCTTGCAATCAAATATCTACAATTTGATAAAGCCTTTATTGGTATTGATGGTTTTTTGCAAACTACAGGTTTTTCTGGAAGAAACCAAATGCGCACCGAATTAGTTAATACCATTTTAACTAAACCGAGTGAAAACATTATCATTACTGATTCATCTAAATTCGGTCAAAAGCAACCCTATCAATTATCGCCGATTGAATCAATTCACCGTGTAATTACTGATCAGGCCATTAATATTAAAGATGAACAATATCTAATGGCAAAAAAAATTATTGTTGATAAAGTTACTTGA
- a CDS encoding aspartyl protease family protein yields MNKKILFLIMLFISHFAQSTEVTWDLTFDSKYNLPLIMMDYQGEKIAMTLDTGSKTALHLPMDLINKISNKTENSKRNRSIDLSGNVTEAKSFTVNKLELNSFTFNKVEVVEYKDWGLFISSDPTYDDSGDKDEDKSVIGLGLFDGYVLTINYPESNITISDDILTDLNPKWISIPFELNDEGLVVNLSDGIKNYKMVLDTGATVSLIKEQSLSPESIKISDPEDYFESILLNVNNVANDSVLPMIIDSIPDEFQSDGLLGADFFSKNRVKIDFKNKQMWIQPITTK; encoded by the coding sequence GTGAATAAAAAAATACTATTTTTAATCATGTTGTTTATCAGTCACTTTGCACAAAGTACTGAAGTCACTTGGGATCTAACTTTTGATAGCAAATATAATTTACCGTTAATAATGATGGATTATCAAGGTGAAAAAATTGCAATGACGTTGGATACAGGTTCTAAAACAGCTTTACATCTACCAATGGATTTAATTAATAAGATTTCTAATAAAACGGAAAATTCTAAAAGAAACAGATCGATTGATCTTTCTGGTAATGTCACAGAAGCTAAATCATTTACTGTCAATAAATTAGAATTAAATTCTTTTACCTTTAATAAGGTGGAAGTGGTCGAATATAAGGATTGGGGATTATTTATTTCAAGCGATCCGACTTATGATGATAGTGGGGATAAAGATGAAGATAAATCTGTTATTGGGCTTGGGTTGTTTGATGGTTACGTATTAACTATCAATTATCCGGAAAGTAATATAACGATATCAGATGATATTTTAACTGATTTAAATCCGAAATGGATTTCCATTCCCTTTGAATTAAATGATGAAGGTTTGGTTGTCAATCTATCCGATGGGATAAAGAATTATAAAATGGTTTTAGATACTGGGGCAACGGTATCACTTATCAAAGAACAATCACTTTCACCAGAATCAATTAAAATAAGCGATCCTGAAGATTATTTTGAATCTATATTACTTAATGTGAATAATGTCGCTAATGATAGTGTTCTTCCCATGATAATTGATTCTATTCCTGATGAATTTCAATCTGATGGATTATTAGGTGCTGATTTTTTTAGTAAAAATAGAGTTAAAATTGATTTTAAAAATAAGCAAATGTGGATTCAACCCATTACAACAAAATAA
- a CDS encoding formate C-acetyltransferase/glycerol dehydratase family glycyl radical enzyme, protein MSDLDLTTVTQRIKAHKNALIHIIKPPICVERAEHYTESYQEHLAQPVVLRRAYALANHLNKKTIWIKHDELIVGNQASAPRAAPIFPEYTVGWVEKEIDVLGDRPGAGFEVTDHDKEVLHRVCPWWHGQTVLDRCYALFSDEHKSLLDTVMIKAEGNMNSGDAHLAVNFPFILEKGIDGIIDKIKERRSRINTTDFDDFHKDHFLKASEISMQAMSKYIERYAELACEMATKEERSWRKDELLQIAKNCDVIAHKPPQTFWQAIQLCYFVMLLLQIESNGHSVSFGRMDQYLSSWYEKDVEQDKTLSREAAIELLHSCWLKLLEVNKIRSGSHSKSSAGSPMYQNVTIGGQKLVDDVAVDAVNSLSYAILESCGRLKSTQPNLSVRYHAGMSDDFLDACVQVIRCGFGMPAFNNDEIVIPEFIKLGVEREDAYQYSAIGCIETAVPGKWGYRCTGMSFINFARVALATLEGGKDATSGVVYLPQEQALSKNNFKSFDEVKAQWDKQIRYYTRKSIEIEYVIDTILEENAHDIICSVLVDDCIERGKTLKAGGAKYDWVSGLQVGLANTTNSLEAVKKLIFDEHIIKQSDLAKALAENFEGSAGEQLRQRLLNNAPKYGNDNDEVDYLLAELYNYYIDELKNYRNPRYGRGPIGGTYYAGTSSISANVPFGAQTAATPDGRKAWTPLAEGASPSSGTDTLGPTAVFNSLGKLPTDKILGGVLLNQKLNPSTLDNPRDKLKLMMMLRTFFEVHKGWHVQYNVVSRDTLLAAKAHPDQYRDLVVRVAGYSAFFTALSPDTQDDIIARTEHVI, encoded by the coding sequence ATGTCTGATCTAGACCTTACTACAGTTACACAACGGATTAAAGCACATAAAAATGCATTAATCCATATTATTAAACCACCAATTTGTGTTGAACGCGCTGAGCATTATACCGAATCTTATCAAGAACATTTAGCACAACCCGTCGTATTGCGTCGTGCATATGCATTAGCCAATCATCTAAATAAAAAAACAATTTGGATAAAACACGACGAATTAATTGTTGGTAACCAAGCGAGCGCACCGAGAGCTGCGCCAATATTTCCGGAATACACTGTTGGCTGGGTTGAAAAAGAAATCGATGTATTAGGTGATCGTCCTGGTGCAGGATTTGAAGTCACTGACCATGACAAAGAAGTTCTTCATCGCGTTTGTCCTTGGTGGCACGGTCAAACTGTACTTGATCGCTGTTATGCATTATTCAGTGATGAACACAAATCATTACTTGATACAGTTATGATCAAAGCCGAAGGAAATATGAACTCTGGTGATGCTCATCTTGCCGTTAATTTCCCATTTATTTTGGAAAAAGGGATTGATGGAATTATTGACAAAATTAAAGAACGTCGTAGTCGAATTAATACTACAGATTTTGACGATTTCCATAAAGATCACTTTTTAAAAGCATCTGAAATCTCAATGCAAGCCATGAGTAAATATATTGAACGTTATGCCGAATTAGCGTGTGAAATGGCTACTAAAGAAGAACGTTCGTGGCGTAAAGATGAGTTATTACAAATAGCTAAAAACTGTGATGTTATCGCTCATAAACCACCGCAAACATTTTGGCAAGCTATTCAGTTATGCTATTTTGTTATGTTATTGTTACAAATCGAATCAAATGGTCACTCTGTATCATTTGGTCGCATGGACCAATATCTTTCTTCATGGTACGAAAAAGATGTTGAACAAGATAAAACTTTATCTCGCGAAGCAGCCATTGAGTTATTACACAGTTGTTGGTTGAAACTGTTAGAAGTCAATAAAATCCGTTCAGGCTCACACTCTAAAAGCTCAGCCGGTAGTCCGATGTACCAGAACGTGACGATTGGTGGTCAAAAGCTGGTAGATGATGTCGCTGTTGATGCAGTTAACTCATTATCTTATGCTATTTTAGAGTCTTGTGGACGATTAAAATCAACTCAACCTAATTTAAGTGTACGCTATCATGCTGGAATGAGTGATGACTTTTTAGATGCTTGCGTACAAGTTATTCGTTGTGGTTTTGGTATGCCAGCGTTTAATAATGACGAAATCGTTATTCCTGAATTTATTAAACTCGGTGTAGAACGTGAGGACGCTTACCAATATTCTGCTATCGGCTGTATTGAAACTGCGGTACCAGGTAAATGGGGTTATCGTTGTACAGGGATGAGCTTTATTAACTTTGCTCGTGTTGCATTAGCAACCTTAGAAGGTGGTAAAGATGCAACCAGTGGCGTTGTTTACTTACCGCAAGAACAAGCACTCAGTAAAAATAACTTCAAAAGTTTTGATGAAGTCAAAGCCCAATGGGATAAACAAATTCGTTATTACACACGAAAATCGATCGAAATTGAGTATGTGATTGATACTATCTTAGAAGAAAATGCGCATGACATTATTTGCTCAGTATTAGTTGATGATTGTATTGAACGTGGTAAAACACTTAAAGCGGGCGGTGCTAAATACGATTGGGTATCAGGCTTACAAGTAGGACTTGCAAATACTACCAATAGCTTAGAAGCAGTTAAAAAATTGATTTTTGATGAACATATCATCAAACAATCTGATTTAGCTAAAGCATTAGCTGAAAACTTTGAAGGTTCTGCGGGCGAACAATTACGTCAACGTCTACTCAATAATGCCCCGAAATACGGTAATGATAACGATGAAGTGGATTATCTTTTAGCTGAACTATACAACTACTATATTGATGAATTAAAAAATTATCGTAACCCTCGTTATGGTCGTGGTCCAATTGGTGGTACATATTATGCGGGAACGTCTTCTATTTCTGCCAATGTCCCATTTGGTGCACAAACTGCAGCAACACCTGATGGACGTAAAGCATGGACACCATTAGCAGAAGGTGCTAGCCCATCATCTGGTACTGATACTTTAGGACCAACAGCAGTATTTAACTCATTAGGTAAATTACCAACGGATAAGATTCTTGGTGGCGTGCTTTTAAACCAAAAACTCAATCCATCAACTTTAGATAATCCGCGTGATAAGTTAAAACTCATGATGATGTTAAGAACATTCTTTGAAGTTCATAAAGGATGGCATGTTCAATATAACGTTGTTTCGCGTGATACCTTACTTGCAGCGAAAGCACATCCGGATCAGTATCGTGATTTAGTTGTACGTGTTGCTGGATATTCGGCATTCTTCACCGCACTATCACCTGATACACAAGATGATATTATTGCCCGAACAGAGCATGTTATTTAA
- a CDS encoding glycyl-radical enzyme activating protein, producing MIFNLQRYSTHDGPGIRTVVFLKGCSLGCFWCQNPESQSAKQEILFDERLCINDCDLCSASCPNLINKSNGHIQINRKEFEQADYKKVQNICPSLALTVCGESLSVQEVMQTINKDSPFYQRTGGGITLSGGEPFMQPNLSQEILSACKQQGYHTAVETCLHVPWKNIEASLPYLDLFLADLKHTDESIFYAWTKGSAKRILKNFQYLAKSNKKIIIRVPLIQGFNADEKSIKSIVDFVASEIPTDEIHFLPYHTLGINKYKMLDLPYYAPKEPLNDTNIIDFATNYAKQKQLTAVLRG from the coding sequence ATGATCTTTAATTTACAGCGATATTCCACACATGATGGACCTGGAATTCGAACAGTTGTCTTTTTAAAAGGGTGCTCTTTAGGGTGTTTTTGGTGCCAAAACCCAGAAAGTCAATCCGCTAAACAAGAAATTCTGTTTGATGAAAGGCTCTGCATAAATGATTGCGATCTTTGTTCTGCATCTTGCCCAAATTTAATTAATAAATCAAATGGACACATTCAGATTAATCGAAAAGAATTTGAGCAAGCCGATTATAAAAAAGTACAAAATATTTGTCCAAGCTTAGCGTTAACTGTCTGTGGTGAATCATTATCTGTACAAGAAGTGATGCAAACTATCAATAAGGATAGTCCATTTTATCAACGTACAGGTGGTGGGATAACACTGTCTGGCGGTGAACCTTTTATGCAACCTAATTTAAGCCAAGAAATTCTCTCTGCTTGCAAACAACAAGGCTATCACACCGCCGTTGAAACTTGTTTGCATGTGCCTTGGAAGAACATTGAAGCGTCATTGCCGTATTTAGATCTTTTCTTGGCCGATTTAAAACATACTGACGAGTCTATTTTTTATGCATGGACTAAAGGTTCAGCTAAACGTATTCTAAAAAACTTCCAATACTTAGCTAAATCTAATAAAAAAATTATTATCAGAGTGCCATTAATTCAGGGATTTAATGCTGATGAAAAATCAATAAAAAGTATTGTTGATTTTGTTGCGAGTGAAATCCCGACTGATGAGATTCATTTTTTACCTTATCACACCTTAGGTATTAATAAATATAAGATGCTTGATCTGCCTTACTATGCACCTAAAGAGCCACTTAATGATACAAATATTATAGATTTTGCGACTAACTATGCCAAACAAAAGCAATTAACTGCTGTTTTACGAGGATAA
- a CDS encoding ROK family protein, translated as MNNYTIGIDVGGTKTAYGLFDSNKKLIFKNKVPTDPNLDGQTFFDEMTVWNISFIWHY; from the coding sequence ATGAATAATTATACAATTGGTATTGATGTAGGTGGCACTAAAACAGCTTATGGGCTTTTTGACAGTAATAAAAAGTTAATCTTTAAAAATAAAGTACCTACTGATCCAAACTTAGATGGACAAACTTTTTTCGATGAAATGACCGTCTGGAATATCAGCTTTATTTGGCATTATTGA
- a CDS encoding DNA-binding transcriptional regulator YciT: MNKRHQIILELINNKKKISVNELSELTKVSLVTIRNDLSILEQQNYVKRTHGFAEILDRDSMSERMDVNFSLKQKLAKYSLSLINEGDSVFIEGGSTNSLLARELLNFKGEIVVITVCTYIATLLRDAPFDVILFGGLLQAKSESVIGPLTRTCINQTHFNKTFLGIDGYNPDFGFTGRDMMRAEVINAVLNKGAENFVISDSSKFGLVYPYTIDSDKIKQVITDSDINSNMEKSLKNKGIIVHKI, encoded by the coding sequence ATGAATAAGCGTCATCAAATAATCCTAGAATTGATTAATAATAAAAAAAAGATTAGTGTCAATGAATTATCCGAATTAACAAAGGTATCATTGGTTACCATTCGTAATGATTTATCCATTCTAGAACAGCAAAACTATGTAAAACGCACACATGGTTTTGCTGAAATTCTCGATCGAGATTCTATGAGTGAAAGAATGGATGTCAATTTTTCTTTAAAACAAAAATTAGCGAAATATTCACTCAGTCTAATTAACGAAGGTGATTCAGTATTTATCGAAGGTGGAAGTACTAACTCATTATTAGCTCGTGAGTTACTTAATTTTAAAGGCGAAATTGTTGTTATTACTGTTTGTACTTATATTGCCACCTTACTACGAGATGCTCCATTTGATGTCATACTATTTGGTGGATTATTACAAGCTAAAAGTGAAAGCGTTATAGGTCCTTTAACAAGAACTTGTATTAATCAAACCCATTTTAATAAAACCTTTTTAGGTATTGATGGTTATAATCCTGATTTTGGTTTTACTGGCCGAGACATGATGCGTGCTGAAGTAATTAATGCTGTACTAAATAAAGGTGCTGAAAATTTCGTTATTTCCGATTCTTCAAAATTTGGTCTTGTTTATCCCTATACTATTGATTCCGATAAGATTAAACAAGTAATTACTGATAGTGACATTAACTCAAATATGGAAAAATCATTAAAAAATAAAGGCATTATTGTTCACAAGATTTAA
- the fsa gene encoding fructose-6-phosphate aldolase: MELYLDTADVTAVKRLAPIFPIKGVTTNPSIIVKSGKPIFDVLLALQDIIGPDGQLFAQTIGNNAKDMIKESEKLRSKIPSIVTKIPVTPEGLIAIKELTKQGVPTLGTAVYGAGQGLLAALAGAKYIAPYVNRIDAQSGSGIDVVNELQTLLDLHAPSSMILAASFRTPRQALDCLLSGCKSITLPIDVAELFLADPAVEAAIDKFEDDWVKAYGTLSF; encoded by the coding sequence ATGGAACTTTACTTAGATACCGCTGATGTTACAGCCGTAAAACGACTTGCCCCTATATTCCCTATCAAAGGCGTAACCACTAACCCAAGTATTATTGTTAAATCAGGTAAACCTATTTTTGACGTATTGTTAGCATTGCAAGATATTATTGGTCCCGATGGGCAGCTTTTTGCACAAACTATTGGTAATAATGCTAAAGACATGATTAAAGAATCTGAAAAATTACGCAGTAAAATTCCATCAATTGTTACTAAAATTCCTGTTACACCAGAAGGACTTATTGCCATTAAAGAATTAACTAAACAAGGTGTTCCAACATTAGGGACTGCAGTTTACGGCGCAGGTCAAGGTTTATTAGCCGCTTTAGCTGGCGCAAAATATATCGCACCTTATGTCAATCGTATTGATGCCCAAAGCGGAAGCGGAATAGATGTAGTAAATGAATTACAAACCTTATTAGATCTACATGCGCCCTCTTCAATGATCTTAGCTGCTAGCTTTCGAACCCCAAGACAAGCTTTAGATTGTTTATTAAGTGGATGTAAATCTATTACCTTACCTATTGATGTTGCTGAGTTATTCCTAGCTGATCCTGCTGTTGAAGCTGCAATTGATAAATTTGAAGACGATTGGGTTAAGGCTTATGGAACACTGTCTTTCTAA
- a CDS encoding glycerol dehydrogenase — MSVVAIQSPSKYIQGAGVYDDIAKYLSPVANKFVILVDPFVLPLIKDRLEHNLSSHNISYIIVEFGGECCQTEVKRVMQLAIENHCLAILGIGGGKTLDTAKAVGFYAKYPIVLSPTVASTDAPCAALSVLYTDDGIFDSYLFLPNNADIVLIDTQIVANAPSRLLAAGMGDALATWFEARACHRSGAKTMAGELASATALSLAKFCFDTLMAEGRKAMIAVQNKVVTPAVERIVEANTYLSGVGFESGGLAAAHAVHNGLTTLDETHKYLHGEKVAFGVLTQLILENASDEELEQIVSFCYDLGLPISLSQIGVTTDIEKKMQKVANESCSDNDTMKNMPGNIQPKDVYAALIAANQYGENYLSRKNK, encoded by the coding sequence ATGAGTGTTGTAGCTATTCAATCACCGAGCAAATATATACAGGGGGCTGGGGTTTATGATGATATTGCCAAATATCTGTCACCAGTAGCAAACAAGTTTGTTATTTTAGTTGACCCTTTTGTTTTACCATTGATTAAAGATAGATTAGAACACAATCTTTCATCACACAACATCAGCTATATCATAGTTGAATTTGGTGGAGAATGTTGTCAAACAGAAGTTAAACGAGTGATGCAGCTAGCCATAGAAAATCATTGTTTAGCTATTTTAGGTATAGGTGGCGGTAAGACACTTGATACAGCAAAAGCAGTTGGTTTTTATGCTAAATATCCTATCGTATTAAGCCCAACCGTTGCTTCAACAGATGCACCTTGTGCAGCACTTTCAGTTTTATATACTGACGATGGTATATTTGATTCCTATTTATTTTTACCAAACAATGCCGATATTGTTCTCATTGATACCCAAATTGTTGCTAATGCACCTAGTCGGTTATTAGCGGCTGGAATGGGTGATGCATTGGCCACATGGTTTGAAGCTCGTGCATGTCATCGAAGCGGAGCAAAAACTATGGCTGGAGAATTGGCCTCTGCAACTGCTTTAAGTTTAGCTAAATTCTGCTTTGATACTTTAATGGCAGAAGGTAGAAAAGCGATGATCGCCGTGCAAAATAAAGTGGTAACACCAGCAGTTGAAAGAATTGTAGAGGCTAATACTTATCTTAGTGGTGTCGGCTTTGAAAGTGGTGGTTTAGCTGCAGCTCACGCTGTGCATAATGGTTTAACAACACTTGACGAAACACATAAATATTTACATGGTGAAAAAGTCGCATTTGGTGTATTAACACAGCTTATTTTAGAAAATGCTAGTGATGAGGAATTAGAACAAATTGTTAGTTTTTGTTATGATCTTGGGTTGCCAATCTCATTATCGCAAATTGGTGTTACTACCGATATTGAAAAGAAAATGCAGAAAGTAGCAAATGAATCTTGTTCCGACAATGATACTATGAAAAATATGCCAGGTAACATTCAACCTAAAGATGTTTATGCAGCCTTAATTGCGGCTAATCAATATGGGGAAAACTACTTGTCACGAAAAAATAAGTAA